In the Alteromonas sp. M12 genome, one interval contains:
- a CDS encoding SH3 domain-containing protein, with protein MAKWIALIGLMLIINTAHAEEQLPEVQIVEPYIDMRTGPAVGYPIFHVAEKGEWISILKRRTSWFKVRTQKGKEGWVSLDELKLTVSSQGEPVQIEDGSFSSYQQRDFELGASGGSLEGVPSLSIFGAWVVTENIAAELSYSQALGDFSENQFGLLSVTHTTFPEWRLSPYFRLGFGQIKTKPTANLVQSGEETRTNDLLVGGIGVRYYLAQNFVVKFEYQNLLALTERDENEELEEWKLGFAVFF; from the coding sequence ATGGCAAAGTGGATCGCCCTTATCGGGTTAATGTTAATAATAAATACGGCGCATGCCGAAGAACAGTTGCCTGAAGTGCAAATTGTTGAGCCTTATATCGATATGCGCACAGGACCCGCTGTAGGTTATCCAATTTTTCACGTAGCTGAAAAAGGCGAATGGATCAGTATTCTTAAACGTCGCACTAGTTGGTTTAAGGTACGCACTCAAAAAGGCAAAGAAGGTTGGGTGTCGTTAGATGAACTCAAGCTTACTGTGAGCAGTCAGGGTGAGCCTGTACAGATAGAAGATGGCAGTTTTAGTAGCTATCAACAACGTGATTTTGAATTGGGCGCCAGCGGTGGCTCACTAGAAGGTGTGCCGTCGTTAAGTATTTTTGGTGCTTGGGTCGTCACCGAGAATATTGCCGCAGAACTGAGTTATAGCCAAGCATTGGGGGACTTTTCTGAAAACCAATTTGGGTTGCTAAGTGTGACCCACACAACGTTTCCAGAGTGGCGATTATCGCCGTATTTTCGCCTTGGTTTTGGACAAATTAAAACCAAGCCTACAGCTAATTTAGTGCAATCAGGTGAAGAAACTCGAACCAACGATTTATTGGTTGGTGGGATTGGGGTGCGGTATTACCTAGCGCAGAATTTTGTCGTGAAATTCGAATATCAAAACTTACTTGCGCTGACTGAGCGTGATGAAAATGAGGAGCTTGAAGAGTGGAAACTCGGATTTGCAGTTTTTTTCTAG
- a CDS encoding outer membrane beta-barrel domain-containing protein yields the protein METRICSFFLGVILISTGNFAYAQADDRAAVQNVIEPDLKRRDINESNIDTEDFEIGLFAGVISIEDFSSSSLVGARLTYHINEDFFVEASYGQATAGETSFELLSGGAPFLTEDEREYSYYDLSLGYNLNGEVFLSRDWVFNSATYFTLGAGSTEFGGDNRFTVSVGAGYRLLLTDYFAVHVGLKDHIFNSEIIGEEKTTHNIEYGLGATFFF from the coding sequence GTGGAAACTCGGATTTGCAGTTTTTTTCTAGGGGTCATTTTAATTAGTACAGGCAATTTTGCTTATGCGCAGGCAGATGATCGAGCTGCGGTACAAAACGTGATTGAGCCTGATCTAAAACGCAGAGATATAAATGAGTCGAATATTGATACTGAAGATTTCGAAATTGGCTTATTCGCTGGCGTGATTAGCATCGAAGACTTTTCATCTAGCTCATTAGTTGGAGCACGATTAACTTACCACATTAATGAAGATTTTTTTGTGGAGGCTAGTTATGGTCAAGCAACAGCAGGCGAAACGAGTTTTGAGTTATTAAGTGGCGGCGCGCCTTTCTTAACTGAAGACGAACGAGAATATAGTTATTACGACCTGTCACTGGGTTATAACCTCAATGGCGAAGTGTTTTTAAGCCGTGATTGGGTGTTCAACTCTGCCACTTATTTTACGCTAGGCGCAGGTAGTACAGAATTCGGCGGCGATAATCGTTTCACCGTCAGTGTAGGAGCAGGGTATCGGTTGTTATTAACTGACTATTTTGCAGTACATGTGGGGCTAAAAGACCACATTTTTAATAGTGAAATCATTGGCGAAGAAAAAACAACGC